One window from the genome of Pelobates fuscus isolate aPelFus1 chromosome 13, aPelFus1.pri, whole genome shotgun sequence encodes:
- the PPOX gene encoding protoporphyrinogen oxidase, with protein MQRTVVVAGGGISGLTACYHLVKDVTVSKVILLESSSRLGGWMHSTRSDDGATFEHGPRGIRPAGAVGKNTLCMVSELGLEKKILPVLRNHPASKNRYLYVNKTLHKLPSSIGGVLRTIPPFTKPLFTCGLRDFVAPRGTTEDESIHDFITRRFGKELADIVIDSLCRGVFAGDSRALSLRACFPFLYEAERKKRSVILGMATGGDKRPQPDSELIRRSTQEKWSQWSLQDGLQTLSEALEDFIIQKGVEVHKHTPVKALERTADNRWKILLPEGSITADHLFSSLPAKVLSQLLPPSAKPMAADLCKISSATVAVVNLEYDGDVMPVSGFGHLIPSFEDPVLLGIVYDSLAFPEHNRRGSKSTRLTVMLGGAWFERVLGDPDTVSAEKLLHLAKEAAKEQLGIQGTPSRAIVNLNKSCIPQYTVGHHKRTESIFHFIKHHNLPLSLIGASYEGVSVNDCIYNARKSVQRLFGKPKD; from the exons ATGCAGAGGACGGTGGTGGTCGCTGGAGGGGGCATTAGTGGTCTGACAGCCTGCTACCACCTCGTTAAGGATGTCACTGTATCAAAG GTCATACTGCTGGAGTCAAGCAGTCGGCTTGGGGGATGGATGCACTCTACACGTTCAGACGATGGTGCCACGTTTGAACATGGACCCAGGGGCATTCGACCAGCGGGAGCGGTGGGCAAAAACACATTGTGCATG GTATCGGAGTTAGGTTTGGAGAAGAAAATTCTCCCAGTCCTGAGGAACCATCCAGCTTCCAAGAATCGTTACCTATATGTCAACaagacactacacaaactgccttccagtatagg TGGGGTGTTACGAACCATCCCTCCATTTACCAAGCCTTTGTTCACTTGTGGCCTCCGTGACTTTGTGGCTCCCAGAGGTACCACTGAAGATGAAAGTATCCACGACTTTATCACAAGGCGCTTTGGCAAAGAG CTCGCTGACATTGTGATAGACAGTCTCTGCCGCGGGGTGTTTGCCGGTGACTCTCGAGCTCTGAGCCTGCGTGCTTGCTTCCCTTTTTTATATGAAGCCGAACGCAAAAAGAGATCCGTCATTCTGGGAATGGCAACAGGAGGAG ATAAGCGCCCTCAGCCGGACTCTGAGCTCATCAGAAGGTCCACACAGGAGAAGTGGAGTCAGTGGTCACTGCAGGATGGATTACAGACTCTCTCAGAAGCCCTGGAGGATTTTATAATCCAGAAGGGGGTAGAAGTTCACAAGCACACGCCAGTGAAAGCCCTTGAGAGGACCGCGGACAACCGATGGAAG ATCCTACTACCAGAGGGCAGCATTACAGCCGATCATCTGTTCAGCTCTCTCCCTGCAAAAG TTCTAAGCCAGTTGCTTCCTCCATCTGCCAAGCCTATGGCAGCCGATCTCTGCAAGATCTCATCCGCCACGGTGGCTGTGGTGAATTTGGAATATGATGGAGATGTCATGCCAGTTTCA GGTTTTGGACATCTAATCCCATCATTTGAAGACCCTGTTTTACTGGGGATCGTTTACGATTCGCTTGCATTTCCAGAACATAACCGGAGGGGATCAAAGTCCACAAGACTCACG GTGATGCTCGGAGGCGCTTGGTTTGAAAGGGTCTTGGGTGACCCTGATACAGTGTCTGCAGAAAAACTCTTGCATCTGGCAAAAGAAGCGGCAAAAGAACAGTTGGGAATTCAAGGGACGCCAAGCAGAGCCATCGTAAACTTGAACAAG TCCTGTATCCCTCAGTATACAGTGGGGCACCATAAACGGACAG AAAGCATCTTCCACTTTATCAAGCACCACAACCTGCCTCTCAGCCTCATCGGAGCATCGTACGAGGGCGTCTCTGTTAATGACTGTATTTACAATGCCAGAAAATCTGTACAACGCCTCTTTGGCAAGCCGAAAGATTAG
- the LOC134583358 gene encoding palmitoyltransferase ZDHHC3-like, producing MLVMAGCIGDPCGLLCILLTYLSLGYADYVILRHILLASYAESFWCPLHAAGFNVVVFMLLACHTRAVFSDPGTVPLPDTAIDFSDLRSNTPRKSDRGNEDWTVCNRCETYRPPRAHHCRICHRCIRRMDHHCPWINNCVGELNQKYFIQFLFYTGLASLYAMGLVIVTWLWPPKRSTVDESDKEAVHLNHVQLAHCILLLIESALFGLFVTVIFYDQIVSIINDETPIEQLRNRLLKEARKEVTHTRKPKMALLREVFGRGYAICWFFPCNSPPTSGGPAYSYLPDYDV from the exons ATGCTGGTCATGGCGGGCTGTATTGGGGACCCCTGTGGGCTGCTGTGTATTCTGCTGACTTACCTCAGCTTGGGCTATGCGGACTATGTCATCCTCAGGCATATCCTGCTGGCATCCTACGCAGAGAG TTTCTGGTGTCCTCTTCATGCTGCTGGATTCAACGTGGTAGTGTTTATGCTGCTGGCATGCCACACTAGAGCTGTGTTCTCTGATCCAG GCACTGTCCCATTACCAGATACAGCCATTGATTTCTCAGACCTCCGTTCTAACACGCCACGCAAAAGTGACAGG GGAAATGAGGACTGGACAGTGTGTAACCGCTGCGAGACGTACCGACCCCCTCGTGCACACCATTGTCGAATTTGCCACCGCTGCATTCGGCGTATGGATCACCACTGTCCCTG GATTAATAACTGTGTAGGGGAGCTGAACCAGAAATACTTCATCCAGTTCCTCTTTTACACTG GACTGGCAAGTCTCTACGCTATGGGCTTAGTCATTGTCACATGGCTGTGGCCCCCAAAGAGATCAACAGTGGATGAATCAGACAAGGAAGCTGTGCATCTTAACCACGTGCAGCT AGCCCACTGCATCCTCCTACTCATAGAATCTGCCCTCTTCGGCCTTTTCGTCACCGTTATTTTTTATGATCAG atTGTGTCTATCATTAATGATGAGACTCCCATCGAGCAGCTGAGGAATCGACTCTTAAAAGAAGCACGTAAAGAGGTCACTCACACTCGCAAACCGAAGATGGCTCTGCTCCGGGAAGTGTTTGGCAGAG GTTATGCCATCTGCTGGTTTTTCCCATGTAACAGTCCCCCAACTTCAGGAGGTCCAGCTTACAGCTACCTTCCCGACTATGATGTTTGA